AATCCATCCCCTTCGAGATGCCAATAGCAATCCTAAGAATCAAGGAAAGCTCCAAGGTATTGTTATGCTTGTGAAGGAAGTCATACAGATTACCTCCAGCCATGTACTCTGAAACAAACACACAATACAAGAGCAAAATATCAGTTAACAGGAAATTACAAACTGATTCAtgataaataaataaactctacACAGACTTCTTTTTAAGTGGGAGACAGAGGCCTCCGATTTCCACTATGAGAAACCTGAGAAGCAGAAGTTTGTATAAACAAACAGATAAAACGTGAGCAGCTGACCAGTGCAGGGATCCCCAACAGTGATCTACATGCACGCACAAGACGAAGACGTAGAAGAATGCGGAGATGAAAGTGAACAAATTGTAAGCAAGCTTCAGGTAATGAGCATGTCCAGCAGCACATCTTCACAGTATCAAACTACTGGATGCTCTTTCGATGCGCTAAATACTTCACTTTACATACCAAAATTTACAGACTAAACTACTTTGAACTGACAAAAAAAAACAAATAAACATCAAAACACACAAGCGGCCAATGCATGTGAAGGTGCTTTTGGGATAGAAACAAGAGCACCACAGTACCAGAAGCACTTGAAAATTGGCATTTGGCCCATACTAGCACATAAATGACATTGTGACTATAATAATGAATTATACTCGGTTCGGCAAAATGTATTTAGGTCCATATGTAAATGGTGTAGCATTTCCTATTAAATTTCAAAATGCAACTTTATGTAATTATGGAAACAAATATTAATATCTCATACATGAAATAGTAGCTGCCAAATGAAAGGCATGATAGGCTGCCTGAAGGATGGGCAGAGACCTGTCGATCTGATAGAAACAGAGCAACAAGATTCCACCAATCAGACATCTCTTGTATTCTGTCGACTTGTACTATGTTGCAGCACAATGTACATACTCTTTATGTATGGGTGTAATAAGCAAAATATCACAACTTCCCTCTAGACTTATCTGCTCTTGAAGTCCCTACCAAAATACATAGAAGACAGGAGTTATCCCCTGCCTTTCGagctcattttttctttctttcgcttGTTTCTAAATCAAGCTTATCAAATGTGTTATTAATAGCTATTTAAGCACAGGCTCCAATTTTTAGTCACCAATGTTAATCATAGTGTAAATGTGCCCATGGATAACAGAACTTTCATGTGAATCTGCAACAATAAGGATATTGATTGCTATTCATACTACAACAAGCAATATTAGTGTCTTGCCTGTTACAATGAGATACTTTCGCTGCTTTGTGCATGCCCCGTAAAAGCGAACGACATTTTCATGATTAACGCTCCTGTACATCACTATATTGTGTTAGCATCTTCTGGAATTAAATGGTTCAGTGAAGTCGATTATGTTTCACGGAAATAAGAAACATACCTTAAAATCATTATTTCTTGCAAAAACTCCACTTTTGAATTATCGTTAACATGTTCAGTTCTAAGGAACTTTATTGCAACATCCACATCAAGGTAAGTTCCTCGATATCTGCAGAATGAAAAAGGAAGACTGGTTATTGAACTGTCCTGAAGATTCCACAAATCATAATACAGCTGCTTTCACTATGTTTCTTGGCAGTGTCCCTTGTGAACCTATTTCATTCTGTAAATATGTAAGAAAAAGGCATGCTGCCCACACTAGCAGAGTAGCAGTTAAGTGGTGGCTGTCATTCTAAATAATTACTCTTTCCTCTGTTTTCTAAGCAAGTGTTATGTAGTTCTTACAAGTCTCCAGAAGATCCGGACGCAATCTTTTCTTCAATCTGCAACAGATCCCTGTCAAATTCAGATTCTCCAATCTTTTCTTGCAGCTCTGATATTCTCTCCGAGGCTGAACTTGTTAGATTAGATAACGAGGGCTGTGTACCACAAGGAAGTTAACGTTGTTAGGAAAAGGTTAGACACAACTTGTTCATTCTTGCAATGCTGACTGCATACATTTACAGCACTGCATCTGCATAGTTAGAAAAGTTGAATTACCAGCACCTATGTATAAGTGACCAGGCAGACACCTAAGAATGTGAAGCATTCACGTATGTAATGTaactaaaaaaagaagagaaatcaTACATTACGTTTTGCTGTCTCCTTGAGCTGCTGCAGCAAACCATCTGTCTCCTGCATACAGCGTCAGGCAATATTTTACTCAAGGAAACATTTGAAAGCAACAATGTGTAATATAACCTACAGATGCTTCACTACTCACAAGAATCTACAGGGCACATTGATAACAAGTTGATAAGTGTAGCAATTAAGGTTATCTGTCGTCAAGTGTGTAAAGTCAAAATGACTTCGGTTACTTCATCTTACGAAGCATGCGCTCCAAATTCATGGGTAATGTAAAAATACAGCGCTCGGTTTTATAACTCCGTTATAAGGTAAATACCTACTGCATACTTGTATGAACTAAGATGGTGCCCATGGTATTTTATATTTCATTGACAGTAACTTGGGGAAACACATAAACTGGTTTTCTTTTTTGCCAACTGGCACTGTTATGTAAACAATTATTATGTGTCTTTCAGGATGTTCTCCTACAAGAATCGGAAGTTTCCAAGGGCAAGTTATGCAGTTCCAGATATGTGTTGACAAACAGACTAGCAATATAAACGGAATGACTGTTATCACCAAGAATTTGTGAGGAGCTCTGTAGATCGAGACCTCCTTGGCTCTGACCCCACACAAACGACATGATGTAAAGCTGATGCGATTAATCGTAATGCTATCATAAGTAATCAGTCACACATATAGATGTGCTCCAGTATAAGTGTATAACAATGCTCTGAGCTTTACCTCTGTTTCCCAGCCATCAACAACAAACACATCCAAACACAATCCATCTGTTGTTGAGAACACATGAGCTTCACGAATGTTCAATCCAAGATCCGACAGCAGCGTAGATAGCTACAAAATAAGAATTCGATTTTTCATTAAAGTTGGTCTAAGTAGTATGAGATGGCAGATATGGAAGTCTAAATAGAAAACTCATAGCAGAAGGATTGATACTCCCAAGCCTTTACCTGACTAAGGAGCTTTGGCTTGTCATTGGAAGAAAAAATAATTTCATGAAGAAGGGGAATTTCTGTATCCCTCCTGTGAAAAATTTCATTGGCAACTGAGGATCAAAGTTCGTTGCTCATGCAGGTTTATGAAAAGGAAGCACAAAATACACCACTTGCCAAACTATTATGAGATATCATAGATATAAGTAGTACGCACAAAAGCATGGAGAAAAGACATGGCAAGTGATTTGGATGAATTATTATGGCAAACTGCACGAAGATAGGCTGCCCACCACCAGTCTCCTAGATAGTCTTATGGTTCAATATATCATTCCAGATTGAAAATGAAAACATGCTAGAACCTTTCTGTCAAGTTATGAGAACCATTGGGCCACATGGTTGCTTTTTGAATTAAAAAATTCTGCGACACCACGACCTACCAGAAAAGTCACCACTGCATCTTTTGGGGAAATCATCCAGGTTTTACAAATCAGAATGAAAGCATGATTATATATTTCAGGCAGGGAGACAGTGGGTAAACAAGGATTTCAACTGAATTTCAGAAGTTGGGGCTCGAGAAAGACCGTGCGGAAATGGCCTCGAAGTCGTCCACGCCTTTTCTTCGCCCCAAGCTGAGGTCTTCCATGAGCCTCTCGTCAAATCCTTTCAATCCGCCGTTGCTGTTCATCAACGTATGCATACCTTGTCTTAGCAAGCAAGATTGTTTAAATTAAGCCCAACTAACTTTGTCTGGTGCCAAAATGAAGACAAGAGATGATCGCGTATTTTTCCTGTAACTTGAAATGATGATCAAGCAAGTGTAAGGCAGGGCATTGGagagtgggtgggtgggtggagtgAACCTATACCTCAGATTGGAAGCCAGAGAGCCCCCACAATTACCGTTTTGATTCGGAGCAGACTCGGCATCCGACGGTTTGTCGTCATGAAGGTACTGCCCATGGAGACAGAGCATGTATATAGCAGAGTAAGTGAGACTGCAAACATCTTCTTTCAGAAACACACAGTGATTGACAGTGTGTTGAATGGATGGATGGGTGGGTGGTTACCCGTAGGAAGCGTGCGTGGAAGACGGGGCGGTTGTCGGGGTCGGCGCACTCGGCGAGGATCCGGCGGTGCAGCAGCACGTCCTCCGCCTTGTTCACGTCCAGGTCGATGTAGTAGCTGCACCGTACCCGGCGGACACAAACAGACAGGCAGAGAGCTCGGTCAGAGAAACTGAAAACGCGGCCGGCGTGGGCAGCAAGGTTTGATCTTTGATGTGGACGGCGGGCGGGCGGGCTGACGGACCTGGCCGGGAGGCGGTCGTAGTGGTCCTCGAGCACGCGGTTGAAGAAGGGGTCGGAGAGCGCCTCCTGGTTGCCGACGGCCCGCAGGCGGTCGTAGATCTCCCTCCTGACGTCGGACAGctgcaccccgccgccgccgccgccgtgggcggacgcggcggcggcggggaccggccAGCAGCTCTCGCCCGCGCCCTCCCCGTCGCTGCCGTCGGCCATCCGCCTGCCCGCGCGCGGGGGCCTACGCGGCGGCCATCGCGGCGCCCTTTATGGGAGCGGGAGGGAGGGAGATGGAGAGGGGGTGAGGGAAGACGGGGTGGATGGTGACGAACTGACGACGACGTACGGCAGTGGGTTGGGCTGGGGTGGGGTGGCGGGCGGGGGGAAtccgaggggcggctctcttggcggttGCGGCCGGCGAGAATCTTCTagagggcggcgccggccgggTATTTATAGTTGCTCCCGAGGGGCAGTCCCGTACTTTGCCCTCCGCGACGACGGACGCCCaccggccggcgaggaggagccgaGCCCAGGAGGAATGGCGGAAAAGGAGGCCGGCCGGACGGATCCtctgcgccggcgccggcgtggCGCAGGGCCCACGTGTCCTTATCCGGTTCGAATGCCTGGGCCCACCCTCTGTTCCGGGAGTAGAGGAGGGCAGACGAGACTGGGCTATCCGCTCCGCTGGCTGGCCCCAGCCGGCAGTGGGAGAGGGGCAGGGGGAGATGGGAGATACTGGTACTCGAGATTCCGTGGCAGTGGAGTGGGAGATTCCAAGCCTTTGACCTCATCTACTCCCGGTGTGTCCGGCTTCGGCCTCAAGCTCCCGGTGTAGTACTACCGGTGACGGAGATTCCGCCCGAGATTCCGTGCACGTTGCTCCGATCCGACGTGCCAACCACGTCGCTCTCCTCCGTACCTACTCTTGTGTTCTTGCCAAGTGCCAGagtctccacacacacacacacaccaacggACGGGAAGCAACTATTCACACAAGGAAATCAAAAAAAGGTACAGCCCGGCTCCCCAACTTTATCCGATGGACGGCCCAATCAGTGCCCGGTCACGTAACCGCGAACCAGCCGGTCGTCCTAAACTGAGCGGACGTCCATGTTGACCGGCACCCCTTAAATTCAGCTTAAATCTAAGACGGGTACGGGAAGGCCTGGACGCGGCCGCCACGTCGGACTAGCTCACCTGACCCGGCCCCACATATATCCCTTCGAAACGAACACTAGACCGGAGTCACAGCTCACTCTTCACTCCACTCTAAACACATCTCACTACCACACCCTATATGTATAGTGTTTttttccacgcatgccccggtattTACGGACTACTAGCCCATTCTTCTAAAATTCCCCTACCTTGTGAGGGTAAAAACTTTCACTTGTTCAAGCCACCAcccgccgcctcgcctcttgcCATACACCGCCGCCTCCGGCGAGCATCTCATAGCATAGTCGCTTCCCCGCCGTCACTAGGAATCCCTGCGGATCACCATGGCCATCATGCTACAGGGATCGATGCCAGTCGGCCGCTGCATTGTTCCTACcggccgccaccaccgccacccatGTGGTATTTGGTGAAATAGACTGCTATTGTTTCTTCCCTTTTCATGTAGATTGACAACGTTCGATGGCAGCTACATGAACACTAATTTGGTGTTTATTCATGTTTTCTTTTGACATTTTTTGGTGCATCTAGAGCTTATGTTGTATTTTTTTTGATATAAAATTATCATAATAATGAACTAGAAATGTTGTAGAATTATGTGCAGTAGAACGCATGCATTCCATTTCCTTTCAAGTATCTATTAAAAATGAAAAGGTTTGAATTACTATGATGTGAAATTAGAGTTCAACATGACGCAGAACATTCGAGACGTGTTGTTTGTACATGGCTGGGAAGGTCCTTCCCATGACTCAGAACAACATTCTGGGATGCTCTGGAATCCAGCCCGAACTCCAAAGTTAACTTCGGTTGGCATCTGAAGCTTCTGGTGCCCAGCCGGATATAACTCCGAAGTCATTCCCGGAATGTAGACATCCCGGAGTCTGC
This region of Triticum aestivum cultivar Chinese Spring chromosome 2D, IWGSC CS RefSeq v2.1, whole genome shotgun sequence genomic DNA includes:
- the LOC123055322 gene encoding serine/threonine-protein kinase STY8; the encoded protein is MADGSDGEGAGESCWPVPAAAASAHGGGGGGVQLSDVRREIYDRLRAVGNQEALSDPFFNRVLEDHYDRLPASYYIDLDVNKAEDVLLHRRILAECADPDNRPVFHARFLRYLHDDKPSDAESAPNQNGNCGGSLASNLSNGGLKGFDERLMEDLSLGRRKGVDDFEAISARRDTEIPLLHEIIFSSNDKPKLLSQLSTLLSDLGLNIREAHVFSTTDGLCLDVFVVDGWETEETDGLLQQLKETAKRNPSLSNLTSSASERISELQEKIGESEFDRDLLQIEEKIASGSSGDLYRGTYLDVDVAIKFLRTEHVNDNSKVEFLQEIMILRSVNHENVVRFYGACTKQRKYLIVTEYMAGGNLYDFLHKHNNTLELSLILRIAIGISKGMDYLHQNNIIHRDLKSANLLIGDGQVVKIADFGVSRQRSQEGDMTAETGTYRWMAPEVINHKPYDHKADVFSFAIVLWELVTSKVPYENLTPLQAALSVRQGLRLVIPSGVHPRISKLIQRCWGENPNTRPVFSEITAELEDILQPIQAASSSKGGHRHTKQKIQMKTQR